The following proteins are co-located in the Microbacterium sp. Clip185 genome:
- a CDS encoding MerR family transcriptional regulator: MRIGELGRRAGVSARALRYYEEQGLLEPDRTFSGQRIYPESAVEWVVLIQQLFAAGLSSRTIRRLTPSIQAGESRDEDLALMTSERDRITAAMNDLAAARDALDRMIDIALHPTPEHCPALRSPAWSMLDGASVEIGQLAR, from the coding sequence ATGCGGATCGGTGAACTGGGTCGTCGCGCCGGCGTGAGCGCCCGCGCACTCCGGTACTACGAAGAGCAGGGTCTGCTCGAGCCGGATCGCACATTCAGCGGGCAGCGGATCTACCCGGAGTCGGCCGTCGAGTGGGTCGTGTTGATCCAGCAGCTGTTCGCCGCAGGGCTGTCGAGCCGCACCATCCGTCGTCTCACGCCGAGCATCCAGGCGGGGGAGTCGAGGGATGAGGATCTCGCGCTCATGACGAGCGAGCGGGACCGCATCACTGCCGCGATGAACGACCTCGCAGCCGCTCGCGATGCCCTCGATCGCATGATCGACATCGCGCTCCACCCCACACCGGAGCACTGCCCCGCACTGCGGAGCCCCGCGTGGTCGATGCTCGACGGCGCCTCGGTGGAGATTGGCCAGCTCGCCCGCTGA
- a CDS encoding recombinase family protein, translated as MTTMIGYLRVSTEKQASSGLGLDAQRDSIQRYADAHGWEVLWYEDAGLSAKSLARPQLQAALDRLDISPKRRDVDGIVVAKLDRLSRNVADFARVLEQARSRGWALVAIDLGVDTSTPTGELVANVMMSVAQWERRVIGEHTSAAMQAAKRQGRHMGRVSVLPQDTGDRLLALRRTRTLADTAATLNAEGRTTATGLPWTVNGVAKAQRRLTSRLAVA; from the coding sequence ATGACGACCATGATCGGTTACCTACGTGTGTCCACCGAGAAGCAGGCCAGCAGCGGCCTCGGGCTTGATGCCCAGCGCGACAGCATCCAGCGCTACGCCGATGCCCACGGCTGGGAGGTGCTCTGGTACGAGGACGCGGGCCTCAGCGCCAAGTCGCTCGCCCGACCCCAGCTACAGGCCGCGCTCGACCGGCTGGACATCAGTCCCAAGCGCCGCGACGTTGACGGCATCGTGGTGGCCAAGCTCGACCGCCTGAGCCGTAACGTGGCCGACTTCGCCCGTGTGCTGGAGCAGGCCCGTTCACGCGGCTGGGCACTTGTCGCCATCGACCTGGGAGTGGACACCAGCACGCCGACCGGCGAGCTTGTGGCCAACGTGATGATGTCGGTAGCGCAGTGGGAGCGCCGGGTGATCGGTGAACACACCAGCGCCGCGATGCAAGCCGCCAAGCGTCAGGGACGACACATGGGCCGCGTGTCCGTGCTGCCCCAGGACACCGGCGACAGGCTCCTGGCGCTGCGCCGCACGCGCACCCTCGCCGACACGGCTGCCACACTCAACGCCGAGGGCCGCACCACGGCTACCGGGCTGCCCTGGACTGTCAATGGCGTAGCCAAGGCACAGCGCCGACTCACATCCCGCCTGGCCGTGGCCTGA
- a CDS encoding pilus assembly protein TadG-related protein, protein MRHLQRDDEGSILPLVIGYAVLAIAAIFVCVSATSLYLAQKRLDGVADAAALAGADGFTLSVVDGAPRAELSADGVREQAEALVAFSGDATLVSATTPDGVSAQVTVAGVWQPPLVSMFVPDGVALEATATSRTALR, encoded by the coding sequence ATGAGACACCTGCAACGCGACGACGAGGGCAGCATCCTGCCGCTCGTGATCGGCTACGCCGTGCTCGCGATTGCCGCGATCTTCGTGTGCGTGTCGGCGACGAGTCTGTATCTCGCGCAGAAGCGGCTGGACGGGGTAGCGGATGCGGCGGCCCTCGCCGGCGCCGACGGCTTCACGCTGTCGGTCGTCGACGGTGCTCCGCGTGCCGAGCTGAGTGCGGACGGCGTACGCGAGCAGGCGGAGGCCCTGGTGGCGTTCTCGGGTGACGCGACGCTGGTGTCGGCGACGACGCCCGACGGCGTCTCCGCGCAGGTGACGGTCGCCGGCGTGTGGCAGCCGCCGCTCGTGTCCATGTTCGTCCCCGACGGCGTCGCGCTCGAGGCGACCGCCACCAGTCGTACGGCGCTGCGGTAG
- a CDS encoding TadE family protein yields the protein MASLLDDDEGNASLEFIVAGLILLAPLVYLIVALGAIQSQALGVEAAARHIARAVSTAANAEDAAARADLVMAAVAEEYGIDPDAVVLRWECAPAGVECPSAGATLLLSVSTDVPLPLVPPVLGLDQVASVPVEASAAQKVSRLWGTTP from the coding sequence GTGGCCTCGCTGCTCGATGATGACGAAGGCAACGCCTCGCTCGAGTTCATCGTGGCGGGCCTCATCCTGCTCGCACCGCTCGTCTATCTGATCGTCGCGCTCGGAGCGATCCAGTCGCAGGCGCTCGGCGTGGAGGCGGCGGCCCGTCACATCGCCCGCGCTGTCTCCACCGCGGCGAATGCGGAGGATGCGGCCGCACGCGCCGACCTGGTGATGGCGGCCGTGGCGGAGGAGTACGGCATCGACCCGGATGCGGTCGTGCTGCGCTGGGAGTGCGCCCCCGCGGGTGTCGAGTGCCCATCCGCCGGGGCGACCTTGCTCCTCAGCGTGAGTACGGACGTCCCGCTGCCCTTGGTGCCGCCGGTGCTGGGGCTCGACCAGGTCGCATCCGTTCCTGTCGAGGCGAGTGCCGCGCAGAAGGTGTCACGGCTGTGGGGGACGACACCATGA
- a CDS encoding SDR family oxidoreductase produces the protein MDISGQIALVSGANRGIGRQFVLELLDRGASKVYAAARRPESVEVTDERIVPLRLDVLDHATIERAVDAAPDVSLLINNAGISTGAKLVTGDASEIRREMDTHFWGTLEMIRAFSPVLAAQGGGAVVNVLSALSWFAAPSSGAYSAAKAAAWNMTNGVRLELAAQGTLVQGVLLGVADTDLTAGYEGPKTDPRDVARASLDALAADRIEVIVDDWTAMVKASLSGDPAAFYRQVTELLGS, from the coding sequence ATGGACATTTCTGGCCAGATCGCCCTCGTCTCGGGCGCCAACCGCGGCATCGGGCGTCAGTTCGTCCTCGAGCTGCTCGACCGTGGCGCGAGCAAGGTGTACGCCGCGGCGCGACGTCCCGAGTCCGTCGAGGTGACCGACGAACGCATCGTGCCGCTGCGGCTGGATGTGCTCGACCACGCCACGATCGAGCGTGCAGTCGACGCTGCGCCCGATGTCTCCCTGCTCATCAACAACGCCGGGATCTCGACCGGCGCGAAGCTCGTCACCGGTGATGCGTCCGAGATCCGGCGAGAGATGGACACGCACTTCTGGGGCACGCTCGAGATGATCCGTGCCTTCAGCCCGGTGCTGGCCGCGCAGGGCGGCGGAGCGGTCGTCAACGTCCTCTCGGCGCTCTCGTGGTTCGCGGCGCCCAGCAGCGGCGCGTACTCGGCGGCGAAGGCGGCCGCGTGGAACATGACCAACGGCGTGCGTCTTGAGCTCGCAGCGCAGGGCACGCTGGTGCAGGGAGTGCTGCTGGGCGTCGCCGACACCGACCTCACCGCCGGCTACGAGGGGCCCAAGACCGACCCCCGCGACGTGGCGCGCGCCTCGCTCGACGCACTCGCGGCGGACCGCATCGAGGTGATCGTCGATGACTGGACAGCCATGGTGAAAGCCTCACTCTCCGGCGACCCGGCAGCCTTCTACCGTCAGGTCACGGAGCTTCTGGGCTCCTGA
- a CDS encoding cupin domain-containing protein yields the protein MTPDSPSARALHWRRALHLEPLPVESGWWAPRSRSDLPVTEGEDTLAAHNSIYYLLDAERPVNYWHRLASDDIHVLIEGGPVEYLLATDAGTIERHVLGTDLDAGEQPMVVCPAGTTKALRLMDPRGYALIGSVVTPGWAPDRVGFVAPTIPDEHRPVWLEPGTIAALTSPDTV from the coding sequence ATGACGCCCGACTCCCCCTCCGCGCGCGCCCTGCATTGGCGACGCGCCCTGCACCTCGAACCGTTGCCCGTGGAGTCCGGATGGTGGGCGCCGCGCTCGCGGTCCGACCTCCCCGTGACGGAGGGCGAGGACACGCTGGCGGCACACAACTCCATCTACTACCTGCTCGACGCCGAGCGGCCCGTCAACTACTGGCACCGCCTCGCATCCGACGACATTCACGTGCTCATCGAGGGCGGCCCGGTCGAGTACCTGCTCGCCACGGACGCGGGAACGATCGAGCGGCACGTGCTCGGTACGGATCTGGATGCGGGCGAGCAGCCGATGGTGGTGTGCCCCGCCGGCACGACGAAGGCCCTGCGACTCATGGATCCGCGGGGCTATGCGCTGATCGGCAGTGTCGTGACCCCGGGGTGGGCACCGGACCGCGTCGGGTTCGTGGCGCCGACGATCCCGGACGAGCACCGCCCGGTCTGGCTCGAACCCGGCACGATCGCCGCGCTCACCTCCCCCGACACGGTCTGA
- a CDS encoding TadE/TadG family type IV pilus assembly protein translates to MSDRHPLLDDEGAAPVEFVLVGAILTFLTLAVLQLGFAVYIRNVVHDAAVEGAYHAALADTSLADGAARTADVVARAVGDAYPVEVQAAETDRFGYPATEITVRTTSPVAGLWGVPEALEVTAHAPNESFD, encoded by the coding sequence ATGTCCGACCGGCACCCGCTGCTCGACGACGAGGGTGCAGCTCCGGTCGAGTTCGTGCTGGTCGGGGCCATACTGACGTTCCTGACGCTCGCCGTGCTGCAGTTGGGGTTCGCCGTCTACATCCGCAACGTCGTGCACGATGCTGCGGTCGAGGGGGCGTATCACGCAGCGCTGGCGGATACGAGCCTGGCGGATGGCGCTGCCCGCACAGCGGATGTCGTCGCCCGGGCCGTGGGGGATGCCTACCCGGTGGAGGTGCAGGCCGCGGAGACCGATCGCTTCGGTTATCCGGCGACCGAAATCACGGTGCGGACGACGTCGCCGGTCGCGGGTCTGTGGGGCGTGCCCGAGGCGTTGGAGGTGACCGCTCATGCGCCGAACGAGAGCTTCGACTGA
- a CDS encoding tyrosine-type recombinase/integrase gives MFDEDARTWANEVPLFLAAGTKSDLTRKMYERDLRRFAEWCATLSYVPLRADAGQVHEFAGHLGNIGHKPRTIYREMTTVRVFFGFLAARGVIATNPIADLRWSTPPLENREVPTVGELREIWSGCKDDNERATVGLLGFCGMRPSEVESATFANLGEVEGHQILRVPARNNQFQRPYVVIPEPVSAAIANLRTRLGSGAIIRTGWDNSVDRNSLRTIVMRIGSRTSLRYELKPLDLTFCLRSIAVERGFAYGEVVRSVGEAESRRLAIWAARSTGAIEDHPALRLSRLVLPTKPDSLAAMEEAGTMLRLSDAHPAAATAFAGAALEKHLRDLARENEIPLRGEGKLSAYAAVLKSRGVIDNRTLQSINRLQDIRNDAAHGWFERVSSSDAAWFITNATELIRRYPLTEPGSLGQGD, from the coding sequence TTGTTCGACGAAGATGCTCGGACCTGGGCAAACGAGGTTCCGCTGTTCCTCGCTGCCGGGACGAAGAGCGATCTCACACGCAAGATGTATGAGCGCGACTTGCGCCGGTTTGCTGAGTGGTGCGCAACTCTGAGCTACGTCCCGCTTCGCGCGGATGCAGGCCAGGTGCACGAGTTCGCCGGCCACCTCGGCAACATCGGGCACAAGCCGAGAACCATCTACCGCGAGATGACGACCGTGCGGGTATTCTTCGGGTTCCTGGCTGCGCGCGGTGTCATCGCGACCAACCCAATCGCGGATCTCCGCTGGTCGACGCCTCCCCTGGAGAACCGCGAGGTGCCGACTGTCGGCGAGCTTCGCGAAATATGGTCAGGGTGCAAAGACGACAACGAGCGGGCGACCGTCGGCCTGCTCGGGTTCTGTGGCATGCGCCCATCCGAGGTCGAGTCGGCGACATTCGCCAACCTCGGAGAGGTCGAGGGTCATCAGATCCTCCGGGTTCCCGCTCGGAACAACCAGTTCCAGCGCCCGTACGTCGTGATCCCGGAGCCAGTGTCAGCAGCGATCGCGAATCTGCGGACTCGGCTGGGTTCGGGAGCGATCATCCGCACCGGTTGGGACAACAGTGTTGACCGCAACTCCCTCCGAACCATCGTGATGCGGATAGGCAGCCGCACCAGCTTGAGATACGAACTCAAGCCCTTGGACCTGACGTTCTGTCTGCGCTCGATCGCGGTTGAGCGGGGATTCGCCTATGGCGAGGTCGTTCGATCGGTAGGTGAGGCCGAGTCTCGGCGACTCGCCATCTGGGCGGCGCGATCGACCGGGGCAATCGAGGACCACCCTGCACTGCGGTTGAGCAGGCTAGTGCTACCGACCAAGCCGGATTCGCTCGCGGCGATGGAAGAGGCGGGGACCATGTTGCGGTTGTCCGACGCGCACCCGGCCGCCGCGACAGCATTCGCGGGTGCGGCGCTTGAGAAGCACCTTCGCGATCTCGCCCGCGAGAACGAGATCCCGCTTCGGGGCGAAGGGAAGCTGAGCGCGTACGCGGCCGTCCTGAAGTCGCGGGGAGTTATCGACAACAGGACGCTGCAGTCGATCAACCGACTTCAAGACATCCGCAACGATGCAGCGCACGGTTGGTTCGAGCGAGTGTCCAGTTCGGACGCTGCGTGGTTTATCACCAACGCCACCGAACTCATCCGTCGGTACCCCTTGACCGAGCCGGGATCTCTGGGTCAAGGCGACTGA